From the genome of Prionailurus bengalensis isolate Pbe53 chromosome D1, Fcat_Pben_1.1_paternal_pri, whole genome shotgun sequence:
TCTACTCGCGCAGAAGCCCCATTTGGTTCCCAACCTCATCGCCCTGGGGGAGGCAGCTCGAGGAGGCCCCTGGAAGAGATTCTAAGCGGCTGCAGGAGAAAGGGCGCatgggggtgggcacctggggcAGAGGTGGCTCCTGGCCCACCTCCATCCGCTCGGGCCTCTGAGGCCCCACTAGGTCAGGGCACTGCAAGGAAGGAACCCGGAAGTCTGGGGCTTCTTTACGGAGAGTTAGGACTTCTTAGAAGAAACCTAGGGAATCGTGCAAAAACTCCCCTAAATGTTAGGAGTCCTGGAAAAAGAAAGCTGCCCCACTTTTCCGATCCTCGGCACAGACTTTCACTGGTCCTGGGAGAGGAGAGCCCTTGAGGGGTTGCCGAAAAGTGAAATCTGCAAGCTGCAGAAGTGCGTCGCCACCTTGGTCTCAGCTGGCATGGGGTGCCCACCACCCGTCGCTCCCCTCTTCGCTGGTTGGCTCCAAGGATGGGCTGTGTCCGCCTGCCCCAGGCATCCTGGTGGCTTAGCCCACCCCCATTGGCAGTGTGTTGATTGGCAGTTAGGTACTGAGCTGGACTCACCTGACTCAGGCTGTCTGTCCCCCACGCTGTGCCCGCTCTTCCCGGTCTACCACCCTGTTCCCTGCGGtatcttttcccccctttccatccttcctttccttcccagggCCCGGATTCaggactttcttccttcttctccaacTTCAGCCCTGGGAGCAGTGGCTGCACAGGTGGAATTAGATGCACCAAagaaaccccaaaaacaaaacaagacaaaacaaaaaactagtctTGGCCCCCACGGGGCTGACCTGCAGTTCCCAACTCGTCTATGGCTTCGTGTGCCTCCCTGGGGCCcggcacagtgccaggcacacggGAGATGCTCAATGAACGGATGCTGAATTGGAATGAATTAAACGGAACCGGCCATATCGTTCTCGCCCCAAATCGGCTATctgatggggagaggcagaggatggTCCCCGACACTGTCCCAGTCCTGTCCTCGCCTCCTTTCCTCAGACTCATTCCTGCCCTGGGCACTGACTTCCTGCGCCTCGGTGGCCTCTGAGCTCCTGGAAAGGCTGGGAAGTGCTGAAGAAGgtcagcctgggggggggggagggggaggggggcaggagtggggccTTGCCAGCAGCTCTGCCCTCCCACTCCACCCCTCCATCCCGCCACCCCTCCACCCGGCCTCAATCACAGCCTGAAGCTGCCGCCCTGGGACAGCAGCAGGCCTGGACAGCCCGTCTCCCTCACCTCACCTCCCTCGTGGACCAGCCCGCAGAGGCTCTTCCCATCCAGAAAACCATGGCTCTGTTGGGTCAAACTGGAGACTGAGGAGCCAGAGGAGGAGACGGCGGGACCCTCGGTCTCTGCCagtttgaacctcagtttccccatttgttgTGAGTGGCTTGCCTGGTTGGTCTCTGAGGGTCTTCCAAGGTAGTGTGCACGTCggcagcttctctctgtctcgctcCCTCTCCTGAGGCTTAAATAATCAGTCCCTTCCTGATGTGAGTATAATGGCAGTGAACGTTGGCTCTCCATAAACGCTACTTGCGTCCCCACAGAGGGAGTCcctggggctgggaagggagggagcgaCCACAGGATCTCAGAGGCTCCAGGAGCCCCCTCACACTTCCCTCAGGGCatttccttccctgttttctACCAAAAGCCAGCCCAAACCCTGCTAACTGGGAAAGTTTGAATGGAAGGCCTGAATGAAGCCCCCGCTCTGCACATCGGCTCCCCCATCATGGCTCCCACCCCTCCTTAGCCCCCCACCTTGGCCGCTCCCGGCCTGGGCGGAGTGAGGGTGGTCAGCCTGTGGGAGAAGGCAGCCTGCGGCCAACTCCACTTCACAATGGAGCCCCTGCCCCTTCAGACCTTAGCTGGCTTCGAAATTTGTCTCCTGTTAGTGGGTAACTATGGTGGGAAATGACCGCCACCTGGGACGCCACAACCCGCCCATGGCCCAGCTCAGTGACTCTCCGTACAAGGCCCACCAAAACTCCCAAGGGATTGGCAGCTGCCAGAAAACCCCCGAGGCCTCCCTGGTAGCAGCTCTGGACGGAGAGGGGGTGAGAGCAGTTTCCTGGGCCGGGGCTCGtctccacctgcccccagcccctgcttgcCTTCAGTGCCCAGGAAATGCACGGTCCTCCCTTCAACGTGGCCTCCACCCAAGTGACAGGACCCATCGGCACCCCAGCCGGACCGGGCCACCCGGCCTGGAGCAGCCGGGGAGCACGGCGATGCCACCGCCCAGGCTTTCTCGAGGCAGCACAGGAAAGCCCCTCTGCCACCCGCCGACCCTCCCTGAGGCCCCACCGGACCAGTCCACAAACCGGGCAGGCTGGACAGCTGACCTCCCCCTCCGCCACTGCCCACCCTCCCCGCCTCTCTTTCCAGGACCCTCacacaggcctcctgcctcccctccggGACCGGcagtctggagcccacttccccctcccccagggcccacGTGTCCCACGCCCCAGGGCAGGTTTCCCCCGAATGAAAGAGAGGTGGGTCACTCTTGGTGCGGGGTGGGGGACGCGAAGTGAGGGGCTCGGGGGGCCCCGGGTCGGCACTGGGAGGCTGGTTCAAGAGAAGCACACCAAGAGAGGGCAGGCAGGGCACACGGTGCGGGGCAGGGGGAAGAAGACAGGACGCGAGGGAGGGGCGGCCGGGCCGCCGCGTTACTTGGTGCCGTCGTCCGCATTGCCCTCTCCGTCTGTCTTGCCCTCCTCCTCGGTCTTCAGGTCATCCGTGCTGAGTTTctgctcttttttcctcctcacgCACTTTACTACCATCAGCACCAAGATGACCACCGCCAGGAAGCCGCCCACGGAGGCGCCCACGATCACCGCCACCGTGGAGTCCCGCTCAGGGGGCTCTGGAGGACAAGAAACGGGCCCACTGAGCCCCGCGGCTGGAAAAGGGggcctcccccgccgccccctgctccccacagtaTGTGCGGGCTGGTCCCCATGGAAAGAGCCCCATGGCTCCCCGTGGAAAGGACGTGGGTCAAAACCAAAATCAACCCAGGCCCTTGACCTCCACGGGCCGGCCCCCAAATCCCCGGGGGCACCTAAAAGCCCCAGGGGATGACAGAGACGCGGGATTTAAGACCATGGATTTTGAGATCGAATAGACCCAAACCTGAGTCCTAACTGCACTCTTCGTTTATGGTGTGACCTTAGGTAACTGACTGATCTTCTCTCAGCCTGTCTCCTCGTCTGTAAACTGGGGACAGTAACGATGCCTCCCCCACTGAGGCATTTTTGCCGATGACCTGGGGTAGCGCCCACGTCGAGGTCAGCCCTCTCACCGAGACATAGCGAGGGCCCCACGCACGAAAAGCCGCTATTTTCGGATGACGATCGCCACCGAGGTCGCGGTAAGGACTCTCCGAGACGCGGCCCCAGTCCCCAGGGAGCAGCGGAAGAAAAGCGGAGGCCTCCCAGCCGGCACAAGCCCCAGGAAGGGCACGGGCTCTCCAAGGGCGCCCCGAGGGCGGCCGGCTGGGTCGGGCTCCCCGCTCTGCCCACTCGCCCCTCACCTTCCATGAGGACCTGCAGATAGATCTTGCCGTGGCCCCGGTGGCGGTCGGGCGGGTTCATGATATAGCAGTTGTAGATGCCCTCGTCCTCGAGCTGCACGCTCCTCAGCGTCACCGACACATCGTACTTGCTGGGGTTCCCCGAGAACTCCACGCGGTCTCGGAAACGCTCCAGCTTCAGGTTGATGATCTTCATGCGGAACTGGAGGAACTGGGacaaggggcaggaggggagctgGATGCATGAGGAGGTGTGagaagagtggggggggggggtccacccCCATGCGCCTGTCTTCCCGGAAGAGAGGCGGTTACCTCCAGGTCTCTGTCACCCTCccgggcccccccacccccggggcagCACGACACGCCTTCTGCCAAAGCCCTCCGGAGCAGacagagcccccccaccccatccccggGACCGCCAGGGTCCTCATCCAGTGCAGGGACAGGTGGTGGGACATGGGGGCTTCACTCGCAAGGGCTCCGCCTCCTCTTTCACCCCCAGCCACCTCCTTCCCGGGACTCACCATCTCCTCAGAGCAGTTGCTGCACTCCTGGTAGGTCCAGTTCAGGGAAAACTGTTTGTGGTTCACCGTGTAGCAGGAGTTGAAGGTGCAGGGCAGGCGGGCGTCAGAGCCATTGAGGACGTTGAGAGTGGTAGGTACTGTGATCTCCATGCTCCGCGCTGGTGGCACTGCGGATGAAGCCGCAAGCTGGTAAGGAGTCTGGCCggcagggctggggacagggcgCAAGCCTTCTGCCCCAGGTGGGTGTGGAGAGAGCTCTGGCAGTGGGTGGGGCCCTTCTGGCTGAAACTAGGGAGTGGGGTCAGATGCGCCAAGCTCATAAGGGGCACCTGATGTGGCCCTTGGGTAGAGCAAGGCTGGGGTGGAGAGAAACCGACCCGTCTGTTGAGGCTGGGGCAGACAAGTGGCCCTAAGACTTTCCCAGGACCCTGTCTTGCAGCCATTCCATCCGGCTGTCCTGCGGTCCTAccactgccacctgctggctgAAGACCTCGGATGAGGGGCTCCGTTGTGCCGACCCCGGCTTTCACCTCCTTCCCCACCGCTTCCAGATGTCTCTGCTGAGCCGAAGCCCCTCCAGTGTCCCCCACGGGGTGGAAAGCCTTGAGGATGGATGGAGACTCAGAAGGCCTTGCTCTCTATACCCCAAGGTCAAAGGTAAGCAGTGtgcccagccacccccccccccccccccgcttatcctccccaccccccaccggcccctagcaaacaggaaagaaggcagacaaGCAGCGGAAGGCTAGAGCCATCCCAGAAAAGTAGGTACGATTCCAAGGGACCAACTGATGGGTCTCCAAGGACAGGAGTCCCTTTGGGAGATGTCAGGCCTGGAAACGCCACAGCAGGGAGCTGATACAGGCTGAGGGGGTGGCCGGATGGGAACAGCAGGTTTCTGTCACATCCGATAAGCAGCACCAGACCTGGTCCAGAGGAGCTGGGTGCTGGGGCTGAGAAAGTTCTGTCCCACTGAGACATCCTAAGCAGAGCAGAGTCTAGGGGGAGGTGAGCGAACCCAGGCCCTTCCAGCCGAAGCTGCAGGGACCCTCAGAGGGCAGAAAGCCTGGGACACAAAATTTAAGGGGGCGCCCCCCCTCGGGATCAGGCAAAGACCTCCTTAAACCATATACCGTGGGCACCTCTCCGGCCTCGCCCTAGTCCTGACCTTAAGGCTTGGATTTTCTACCAATATCGTCAAAATGTCATCCCCAAAAGATTCCTCTTCTTTATAGGGGATAAACAGTGACGTTCAGCATcagccattcattcactcatttaccCGATATTTATAAGCCACCCACCACGCCCGCCCCTGCACTTAGCCTAGGCCCTGGGGGACATTGCTGTGACAGGCAGCGTCACTGCTGCGACATGAAGCTTGTGTCCTAGGGAAGGCAACAgacattaacaaagaaaaaaataataatgtgactTTAACCTTGGGGGCCAGAACTCAGAGTTAGGATTTTCTTTGGGTGACATACAAAGCCAccaggggcctgggggcagggaaTCGTGGGCAGAGGAGTGGCTAGGCGGCTACTGATACAGGAGTAGCATAGACCAGGAGACCCCGTGAGACACGGGGTCCCATGCTGCCTGCAGTTGGCTCGCAGAATGTGGACAAGCCCCTTCACCTTCCAAGCCTCGGTCCCTGGCTCTGCAAAACACGGCTGACCACACCCACCTCCTGGGGTGGCCACggtaatttttcaaattatgcaATGTAAATTGCATCTAAATGCATTGATGGACAGTGTGTCATCCTACATTCTCAAATTCTGCCCCCTAAACAGGAAGGCCTTCCAGGACAGTCTCCTCCCGGCAGAGGGCAGCCCCTTGGAGTTCCCCCAGGTCTGGCACACAGCCCAGGCCCGGCAGCGGAGGCCCTGCAGGGCCCTTGTTTTTCACGCTGCTGTATAGCACAGGCCTGCCGGGCCCCACCACACCAGCAGCCGCACCGCAGCCTGGAAGCCTTCTGTTCAGCCCATCCCTTAGGATGCAGTGGCTCGTGGGCAGGACGCTGACGAGCAGGAAATGCAATAAAATGCTGGCCGTAGAGGTCACGACTGAGCCTTCGGTGGAGGGATTAGGGGTGCGGAGCCCCCTGCAAGGCCAAGGCTTCGGGGTGTGGGCTGAATACTCACCAGGGGAATACGAGCTGGGGACGCCGGGTGGGCCGGCTGAGAAGAACAAAGCCCAGTTCCCCCATCCCCGCTTTCATCACCATTATGAAAGCACCTAGCACAGCACCGGGCAAGGAGGAGGTGTGCAGAAAATGCCATTGCCGCCCCCGCTCTGCAGAGGCAGAGAGATCTGCAGGGAAGGAACCTGGCAGGGCCTTGTCCTGAGCTTACCTCTTATCCGAGGACGGCCCTGCTTCTCTAGCCCCTTCCAAGTTCTGCTACCTTCCCAGGGCCCCCTACCCCCAAAAGAGCCTCCAGGTGACCCCAGAAACCAGGTGCTGTGAATCGGGCTGACCTATCCCTGGCCCCTTTCCCACCCCAGCCCACATCACTCAGATTAGAATTTGAACGCCACAGGGCAGCTCCCTCCATGGGGAAGGAGCCAGCACCCTGCCGCATGGAAGGACAGAGCTGTGGGGAGGCCTTTTCTGGCTggcaggaggggagcagaggtgCAATGCAGGGTCCCTCTCCCGCACCCCTGCAGCAGGCGCCGGGAGGAACACGCGTGCCCTCTAGTGGCCAGAGAAATCTAGCAAGTCCCAACGGCAGAGAGAGGGTTGAAATCACCAAACTAGTGAAAGCCAGGGACAAGCCGGGGCCAGAAGGTGGTTCCTGACTCCAAGGCGCCCACCTCAGCCTGAGTCCCCACCGGGGCTTTAGGCCTTTCACGGATCCAGGCTCCCATTAAAGACGAGGGAGCCGTCGTGCAACAAGGTCAGAGCTGTGAGCAAAATCCTGATAAATTCTGCTGCTTCCGGAAAGTAGCCGAGTCCACCACGAGGGCCACAGAAAGGATTTCACAATAACAAAGTGCTTATTTACCGCAGGCCAGATGCTGTTTTATGCATTCCTCATTAGATGCACGCAGGCCTCATTAGATACGTACAATAACCCTAACACCACCCCACTTTCCAGAATATGCAATTGAGCAGAGAGAAGTTACGGGAAGAGCCCAAGTgtatagctagtaagtggcaaagctcaatttgaacccaggctgccAAGGTTCCAGACAGGGGTGAGGGGTTGGGGCTGCGTGAGGGTGTGACAAAGCCAGGGACCAGGCCTCCTGCCGTCTCCATGGCAGACCCCGCCCCAAACTGCCAGCTCCCAGCTCAGGGCAGGCTGGCCAGAGGAGAATGGGCCTATttaaaggaacctccatacaAGGAAGCCCAGTCCTCCACCAGGTCTGGGTCTCGTGATTACCAACTCACAGAAAGGAAATGGGGATCAACAGGGGCGCGGTAAGGATGTGGCTTCTGGTCTTAGTTCCAAAACATCACCGGTGCCCAGCCCTCCCCATTTTCTCCAGGGCGCATCTGGGCACCCCAGGCCCCCTGTTATCGACTGTTCTAACTGACCCATTTCTCAGCGATCACAAAAATTTGCTCACCTCCGGCTGAGCCCTGTCTCCTGCAAAGACAGAAGTGAATTCTCCCACTCCTCTTTCCAACCCTACAGCCCCCTATGAGGTAGGTTGATTTGCTTCTtgcttgaaagagagagaatgtgtctAAGTAGAGAATGTGTCCCCCCAACCTTCTGAGCGCACTGTCTCCCGGGGCAGCCCCTGCATCCCAGGAGAGTGTGGCACCCAGATCCTGCCTCCTGCATTCAGACCCTCCCCCCATGCCAGGATCTCCCCCTCCAAGCCCAGtctagccacccccccccacccccaccccgcgcaGCATGAGCAAGCTGTCCTCATCACCCCTCCGCTGGCTCCCTGTTGCTTTCGGGATCACGCGCAGGCTCCTGGGCACAGCTTCCAAGCCCTTTGCCATCTGGGGCCAACCTAGGTCCTGGCCTCCTCTCCCGCCAGCTCCTGATTCCATGCTTCCTCCACTTCAGTGATCCCTGACTTCTTACTTTTCCCAGCAACTCCACCTTCTCTCACCCCTCCAGGCCTCTGACACTCGTTTTTAATTCCGTTCGGGAAACTCGTTCACCCTTCCGCACCCCTTGTATAGCCTACACTTCCCGGCTTATAAGGCATACCTCCGCGGCAGCGGCCCGTCCCTACCGCTTCTACTCGTACATGACCAGGAGGCAGAACGGCATAGTGGCCAAGTGGTCTGATCTCAGGCAAGGTAGTTAACCTTccagacctcagttttctcatctgttaaaaggggtggggggcaatAATAGAACCTAACTCCTCGGGCTGCTGTGAGGAGTAAGTGGCTTGCTAACATGTAAAGCTCACAGCTGCCTGGGACGTAGTCAGCGCTTGACAAAGTTTAGCTGCTGTTATTGTTATCGTTGTTatgattgttattattatgaCAGCACCTATGATGTGGCGTTGTTATTGTTTATGTGCCTGTGTCTCTCAGGAGGCTCCAGGGCTGATTTTTAGTCATCTCGGTGTCCCTGGACCCAGAACAGTGTGTGACACACAGATGGGCACTCCGTAAAAGtctgcagaaggaaggaaaggcactCTCCCCTCTGTGTCTGGATCCCTGCCCCCAGCAGCAAAGTGCAGCGGGCGTGACTGAGGGCCAGACTCCACTTTCTAGGCCTTGCCTGACATAACCCAGACTTTGGTAACCAGGCTGGGGCTGCGGAGCCAATGGTCGTACGAAAAACTCTGGGAAGTCCAGTCATGTGGATTGCTTCTAGCTAAAAACTAGTCCCACCTGTTTCTGTTGTGTGTGCAGCAGGTTGCCCAGCCGGTCCCCTTCCCCGTGACCAGCTGTATAGTCATTCTCACAAACCCTGCCCCTGATGCAGCCCCTCCCTTGTCATTTGTTCCTCCATCTTGGAGACCGATGCCATTACGACCGCCAAAGTTCCATCTTCCACCTGAACCCCTTAGCCTTGGAATGCCAGAGCATAC
Proteins encoded in this window:
- the SCN2B gene encoding sodium channel subunit beta-2 isoform X1, with product MHRDAWLPRPAFSLTGLSLFFSLVPPARSMEITVPTTLNVLNGSDARLPCTFNSCYTVNHKQFSLNWTYQECSNCSEEMFLQFRMKIINLKLERFRDRVEFSGNPSKYDVSVTLRSVQLEDEGIYNCYIMNPPDRHRGHGKIYLQVLMEEPPERDSTVAVIVGASVGGFLAVVILVLMVVKCVRRKKEQKLSTDDLKTEEEGKTDGEGNADDGTK
- the SCN2B gene encoding sodium channel subunit beta-2 isoform X2 is translated as MEITVPTTLNVLNGSDARLPCTFNSCYTVNHKQFSLNWTYQECSNCSEEMFLQFRMKIINLKLERFRDRVEFSGNPSKYDVSVTLRSVQLEDEGIYNCYIMNPPDRHRGHGKIYLQVLMEEPPERDSTVAVIVGASVGGFLAVVILVLMVVKCVRRKKEQKLSTDDLKTEEEGKTDGEGNADDGTK